The candidate division KSB1 bacterium genome includes a region encoding these proteins:
- a CDS encoding iron-sulfur cluster assembly accessory protein, translating to MITISDKARDELKRIMKSESKEGHGIKIAVKGGGCSGLSYFMDLVPKAEESDMKLEDNGIQLFVDLGSTLYLDGTVLEFSDGLNGTGFVFNNPNATRTCGCGQSFSA from the coding sequence ATGATAACAATTTCCGACAAAGCCCGTGACGAGCTTAAGCGAATAATGAAATCAGAAAGCAAAGAAGGCCATGGCATAAAGATAGCTGTTAAAGGTGGAGGATGTTCCGGATTGAGCTATTTTATGGATTTGGTCCCCAAAGCCGAAGAAAGCGACATGAAATTGGAAGACAATGGAATTCAATTGTTTGTTGATCTGGGAAGCACACTTTATTTAGACGGAACTGTCCTTGAGTTTTCGGATGGATTGAATGGGACAGGGTTTGTATTCAATAACCCAAATGCGACCAGAACATGCGGTTGCGGGCAATCCTTTTCTGCGTAA
- a CDS encoding DUF2480 family protein, whose product MQRVGSVPKTQTIDIAEFFDGGIIREKSFREKVDGFDWISYQDKKVVIKGCDKVPVPTWAYLSLVAHLAPYASRIFWGEPCSAVLVYKKNSK is encoded by the coding sequence ATGCAAAGAGTCGGCTCAGTTCCCAAAACTCAAACCATTGATATAGCTGAATTTTTCGACGGTGGAATTATTCGTGAAAAAAGTTTTCGTGAGAAGGTAGATGGGTTTGATTGGATATCCTATCAAGATAAGAAAGTTGTGATCAAGGGATGCGACAAAGTACCCGTACCAACATGGGCTTATCTTTCTCTAGTTGCACACTTGGCGCCCTATGCAAGCCGTATTTTTTGGGGTGAACCATGCAGTGCGGTTTTAGTGTACAAAAAGAATTCCAAATAG
- a CDS encoding Rrf2 family transcriptional regulator: protein MLRLTKKIEYGLIALKHISCKSKDNIYNAKEIAECAQIPKELLAKVLQQLTRAEIIRSVQGPRGGYVLICALQEISLAKFITVLEGEYGLVQCASETKDNCYLIDCCNIRSPLLKINQQLKIFLDNITLSEILLTELELPVAVVKS from the coding sequence ATGCTGCGCTTAACGAAAAAAATCGAATATGGTTTAATCGCTCTTAAGCACATAAGCTGCAAATCGAAAGACAATATTTATAACGCTAAAGAGATTGCAGAATGTGCACAAATACCAAAAGAATTGCTGGCTAAAGTTCTTCAGCAATTAACCCGCGCAGAAATCATAAGATCCGTACAAGGCCCCCGGGGTGGATATGTATTAATCTGTGCGCTTCAAGAAATCTCCCTTGCTAAATTCATAACCGTTCTTGAAGGAGAATACGGTCTGGTTCAATGTGCATCAGAAACCAAAGACAATTGCTATTTGATTGATTGCTGCAATATCCGATCACCGCTTTTGAAGATTAATCAACAGTTAAAAATATTTCTCGATAATATTACTTTAAGCGAAATCCTTTTAACGGAATTGGAATTACCTGTAGCAGTTGTCAAATCCTAA